CGGTCGCTATCCATCCGGTCAGATCGGCGGTCGATTGGCTTCCGTCAACCCAGTCGATGGTGAGCGTGCAAGGCGGATTGGGCAGGATGGTTTTGACGCGTGGTGTCATGATTTCTCTCCCTTTCCTACAATGGGAAAACGCGGGTTCGTCCGATCCCATTCATCGGCAATCAGCTTCCCATTGGTTTTCGCCCATGTCAAAGCGTCGGCTTCTGCCTTGCGGGATAGCTTGCCGCGCAGGATTTCCAGAGTTTCGATGTCGACAAGAGCATCAGCGTCCGGTGTTATGATGTGAAAGTGCGGCGGCAAGTGATCGTTCGCATAGACGCGTATTATGATGTTCCCGATCTGAATTAATTTGCCCATGCCGCACCCACATCGTCAATAAAACATAGTGCATAAATTTCACTATGTGAAGAAGGGATGAAGCATATTTCTGGTAAGGGGGCAGGCAGAAGGTGAACGCTACGATCTATAAAGAACGTCCTTGAGCGTCACTGCATCTTCCGAGAACTGGCTGACATCGTCACCCCTAACGAATTCCAGCATCGCATAGCGCGCCTTCGTCCAGTCACTCTCCGGCAGGGCATCGATGCAGGCCCGCCAATAATCCGCACGCTCGCGAAGGGGCAGGCGGCTGGCGTCTTTGAGCCAGGCGAAGGCATGCAGGTGGCAGATGCGTGAGCCGAGCGCCGATATTTCCGCAAGTGCGTCCTCCAGCGGCAGGCCGGGGGCGGGTTGCCAGTAGAAAAAGAGGTTTGGTATCGGCAGGTCCTGCAGGAGTTGCAGGGACGAAGGCAGCGTATCTGTCAGGGAGTTGGGGTGATATTCCAGCCCGATTGTCATGCCATGGTCGTCCGCCCGGCGGGCGAGTGTCGCCAGCGCCTCTGTTGCTGCGCGGCGTTCTGCTGGGGAATAATCGGCAGATGGGCGTTTGCGGCTGCCGGGCCAGATGCGGATATGGCTGGTGCCCAGCGCTTTTGCGGTTTCCAGAGTGGCGGTCACATCCTCCGGTGCAAAATCCGGTGCGAAGATGTAGGAGCCATAGGAAGAAACGGTGAGGCCGGCTTTCGCCGTTCGCGCCGCCACGTCCCTCGCATTGTCGAGGTCGCCGGGCGGAACATGGATGTCGCCGCCCCATTCGATTGCCTTGATGCCATTTGCGGCGGCAAGCTCGATAACCGCCTGCGTCGGCATAGAGCGGAAGGTGACGGAGCAGAGGCCCGGCTCGAAAATTCTCATGCGATCAGTTCCAGATGTTCCGGCCGTATCTGCTGTTGCAATGGTTCTGCGCGGCAGAAACGCTCGATCTCGGCAATCGCCATGTTGCCAAGCCGTGCGCGCTCAAGGCCGACGGCACCGGCGATATGCGGTGTCAGAAACACATTCGGCAGGCTGTAGAAGGGTGAATTCTGCGGCGGCACTTCCGGATCGGTCACGTCGATGACGGCTTCGATGCGTCCGGTTTTCAGTTCCGCCAGAAGCGCTTCTTCATCCACCAGAGCGCCGCGCGCCGTGTTGATCAGGGTTGCGCCGTCCTTCATCCGGGCAAGCGCATCCGCGCCGATCATATGCCGGGTCTGCGGCAGGGATGGCGCATGCAGGGAAATCACGTCGCTCACCAACATCAGCTCATCGAGCGATACAAGGTGCACGCCGAGCTTCTGCGCTTCGGTCACGTTTAAAAAAGGGTCGAAAAGGACGAGATCGAGATCGAAGGGCTTCAGCAGATTGATCACCCGACGCCCGATACGCGACGCCCCGACAATGCCGACCGTGAGGCCGAGATTGCCGATGGCCTGCGATTGCAGGCGGTCGACATTGTCCCGCCCGCGGTCCTCCACATAGAGGCGACGGAAACCGAAGGTGCGCTTGCCGGAAAGCAGGATCATCGCCAGCGTGAACTCTGCGACCGGCTGCGCATTCGCTTCGGCTGCGCTGCACACCGTGACGCCACGTTCGAAAACCGCCTGCGACAGGAAATATTTCACCGTGCCGGCCGCATGCGAAATCAGCCTCAGCTCCGGCATCAGCGCCAGTTCGCGAGCGCCGATATCGGGACAACCCCAGCCGGTCAGAAGAATATCCGTGCGCGCCAGCTGTTCTTTCGCGGATGGATCGTGAAAGTCGCGGATGCAGCGGGTATCGAGAATTTCAACGCTCTGCGACAGCCTTTCGAGCGCCTGTGGCGTCAGCACATGCTGCGTCCGCTCCGGGTCCATGGCGAGGCTGAGACGCGCAAGCGGGCCTGTCATTGCGGTTCTCCCGCCGCCGCCATGCTGCTGACCGGGATGCCGTGTTCCGCAAACAGCCGGTCGAGCGCCTCGATATCGGGAAGTGCTGGAACAGCGGCCAGAGCGTTTTTGCTTTCGGTCCCGCTCAATCCCGCAAAGACGGCGCAGGCGAGCAGGGTTTCGCCCGCCGGAATGTCGCCCCGCAATTGCGGCACCGTGGTCTTGGCATAAACAAGGCTGGTATTGGGCAGCGCCTTCAGCGCCACGCCCTGGCGGGTTATGCCGGAGCCGAGATCGACGATGGCGGATATGTCGGTGCCGCAATCGGCCGTCGCCCGGCCGGGCGCTTCGCTCACGGCATCGCGGTCACCATCGTTGCGGTTGATCGCAAAACCGCCCTCGGTGACCGATAGGGGCCGCGCGGAGGTGATGCGGTGAAGCCTGACATGCCAGTCACCAGCCGCAACCAGCGTCGTTTCGACCGCCACATCCGGGAATGGTTTCCATGTCGCCCGCAGGCTTTCCCCGGCCAGCAGAACCTTTTCATTGGTTTCGCGCACCCGGTAATGCAGGCCGTCTTCGGAGAAGGCCAGCATATTGTCGAAACCATTGGTCTTGAAGCCGCGCTCGTCCACTTCCACGCCAAAACCGTAGCGGGAGGAATAGGCGAATTTCGCATATTTCTCCGGCCCGCCGCGCATCGACAGGTTTTCCTGCCCGCTGGAAAGCGCGGTGACGTTACCTTTGCCGCGCATCATCACCATGCCGGGATGAACGAGCGGCCGTGGTTTTTGCGATGTTTCGGGCCGCTTTTCTTCCGCCTGCCAGAAGGGATGGCTCTCAGGCAAAGCGAGCGGCAGGAAGGCCTTGAAGGCCCAATAGGGTGAGCCCGCCGAATTATAACTTTCCGACATGGTGAGCTGCGGATAGGCATAACCGATGGAAAGCACACCATCGCGGTCAGCGATCGGCTTTTTCGCCCACCAGCGCAGATGCTGCAGATACAGCCCCTTGATCTCGCCCCAGGGCAGCGCTTCCTCATCGGCAAAAGCAAGGCCGGCCCAGAAGCCGCCGCAGGCGAAACGGTAGGTCATGGAGCGGCCGAAGGCCAACGTGCCGCCATCCTCGTCGAACCAGCTGACGAAATCCTTTGCGAAGAGCCGGGCGCGTTCGCGGTAGCGCTCGGCGAAGGCATCGCCCGGCTTGCTGAGCTTCGCATAGATCAGGCCGTAAAAATGCATGGCGAAGGCAATGTAATGGTCGATGCGGCGGTAGTTTCCATCGCGATACCAGCCGTCGGCAATGTAAAACCCGTCCAGCTCCGTCTGGAATGTCTCCGTCAGGCTGCGGTCAAATTCGATGCCGAGATGATCGAGCGCCATGTCGACCATTATCCGGAAAAATTTCCAGTTATTGTCGGCATAGATACGTTCGCGCGCCGTCAATAGATAGCGGCGCACATTGCCTTTCTGTGCGTCGGACAGCGGTTCCCACAAATGTTGCGGGGCAAGCCGAAGTGCAAAGCCGAGGGCGGCGAGCTCCACCAGACGCTGGTCCTTCTGGCGCACGTCGCCCCAGTAATCGGGATGGGCGGGATCGGTGCCGTTGGCGATGCCCTTGGCCAGAAGCGGCCAATGAGCGAACGTATCGCCGCTGAGCGCCAGCGGCGCGATGCCCCAGAGCGGCCGTGCAAATCCTTCCAGATCGGCCGCCGCCCGGTCGAAATGTGCGGCGGTGCCGCTCAGCGTCACCCTTGCGCCGCTTTCGGAAAAATAGGGAAGCAGAGGTGCGAAACTGTCGTCCAGCGCCCGCCGCACGTCGGCGCGGGTCTTGAGCGGATTGCGGTTTAGCGGATTGAAACGGGTCATTGGATCATTATTTGCCGCATCATGCATTGCGTATCGCCTTTTCCATCTTCTTCGCCTGACCGGCCGTCTGTCCTTCCACCAGCTGCACACCCAGCTGAACCTGCCGGGCATTGGCCGAAGGTTCCGTCAGCCGGCGGCGCATCAGCTCCACCGCCTCGCGGGCGATCTCGCGGCGGTCGACCCGGATGGTGCTGAGCCGCGGTGTGGAGAGTTCGGCAAAGGGAAGGTCGTCGAAACCGATGATCGAAAGGTCGTCCGGTACGGCAAGACCAAGCTCCTGCGCCGCGCCAAGCGCGCCAAGCGCAATGGCGTCATTCATGCAGAAAATACCGGTCAGATCGGGGTTTTTGGCCAAAAGCTGACGAACCGCATCGCCGGCTTGCCCAAAACCGCTATCCGCCGTCGAAAGCAGAAATTCCTCATAGGTGGTTCCCTCGTCCTCCAGGATCGTATGCCGGAAGCCGCGCATGCGTTCTCTGATGGTGTGGCGGTGCTCCGGGCCGATATAGGCGACCTTGCGGTGGCCCAGTTCCAGCAGTCGCCGCGCCGCCATAGCGCCGCCGTAAAAATTGGAAGGCGAGACGCAATCCAGCATCATCGAGGGATCGGCGCTATTGACCAGAACCGGTTGCAGCACGCCCTGCGTGATGCGGTGAATGATCTCTTCTTCCGGATCAAGGCCAATGGCGAGAAGGCCATCAACCTCGCAGACCCGCTGCGTGAGGGCGTCATCGATCTGCTTCTGGTGCAGCAGCCGGATATCAAGCTCGAAACCATCCGTCTGGGAAAGGCTGCGCAGCATGTCGAAAATATCGTGATAAAAAGCGCCGATATCGCCGGTCGCCCTCTCGGCGGACATGAGGGCGAGAATTTTCTTGCCCTCCAGCGATACGCCGCCCGCCTGGCTCGTAACCGGCCTCAGTGGATAACCGAGTTCCGCCGCCACGCCCAGAACCTTGGTCTGTATCGATGCGCTGATGCCTTTTTCCCCGGCGAGGACCCGTGAGACGGTGCTGATGGAAACCCCTGCGCGCTGGGCGATATCCGACTGGCGCGGGCGGCTGATGTCGGGCGTATCGTTCATGTCGTCTCCTGCGCTTGCAAAAAATTCTATTATGATGCAAATATTGCAAATACGGAAAATTTGCAAGAATTTAAGTGATAAGTGAGAAATTTGCAAAACGCGGGAGGAGCAGATGCAAACTATCGATAGACGTGGATTTTTGGTGACGGCGGCGCTGGCCGGTCTTGGCGCGGCGGCGGGCGGTTTCCGCGCAATGGCGGCTGAAACCCGGCTTCGTTGCGTATGGTGGGGGTCGGCTGACCGCAACAAGCGTACCAATGAGGTGATCTCCCTTTATCAGAAGGCAGATCCGCAAACGGTGGTCAGTGGGGAGATGATCGCCGGTTCCGACTACTGGACCAAACTTGCGACATCCATGGCGGGACGCAACGTCGCCGATATCTTCCAGCTCGAGCCTTCCACCATTGCCGATTATTCCGGCCGTGGCGCCTGCATGGAGCTAGATCAGTTCGTCGGCTCGGCGCTCGATCTTTCCAGCTTCGGCAAAAGCGAGATCGATCTTTGCCGCATCGACGGCAAGCTTTACGGCGTCGGTCTCGGGCTGAATTCCTTCTGCATGATGTACGATGCCGAGACGCTGAAGGAAGCGGGCGTCTCCGTGCCGAAGGAGCAGATCACCTGGAAGGCGCTGGCGGAACTGGCGCGCGATTTCAAGAAGAACGCTCCGGCAAAACGAAACTACTGGGCTGTGCCCTATGGCGGGCGTTATCACTATGTCTTTGATGTCTGGCTGCGCCAGCGCGGCAAGCTCCTGTTCCAGGACGGCACCATCGGCTTCAACAAGGAAGACGCCAAGGAATGGTTCGCCTATTGGGAGGATCTGCGCGAAAACAAGCTCTGCGTCTCCGCCGATATCCAGACACGTGACGATAATACCATCGAATCCAACGCGCTGACCCTTGGCAATTCGGCAATCGGTTTTGCCTATTCCAACCAGCTCGTGGGTTACCAGGCGCTCAACAAGAAGACGCTGTCGATCGGCATGCTGCCGGGCGAGGGGGCGGGCAAGCCGACCGGGCATTATTACCGGCCGGGCCTCATCTGGTGCATTTCGTCCACCTCTACCAATCCGGAAGCGGCGGCGAAGTTCATCAACTTCTTCGTCAACGATCTGGATGCCGGCAAGGTTCTCGGTGTCGAGCGTGGCGTACCGCCAGCGAAGAAAGTGCGTGAAGCGGTGTTGCCGAGCCTCAACGAGACCGAACGCAAGACGGTGGATTACATCGAAAGCCTGTCCGGCAAGCTCGATCCCTATCCGGAGCCTGCCCCGATTGGCGCCAATGAGTTCGACCGTGGGGTGATGCGCCCCATCGCCGACTCGCTCGCTTTCGGCCGCGCCAGCGTGGACGAGGCGGCGCAAAACCTTGTCGACACCGGCACGCGGACCCTGCGCAAGCGCGGATGACGACGAGGGGGCACCGCACGCGGCGTCGAAACCGCGCGGCGGTGCCCCGATCCTGCCTTTTAAATGCAGGTCCTATTCGCGTTCGGTCAGCTTGAGATGTTTGCTGACGGAGACGGCCATTCCGCGTCGGCTGACACCGAGCTTGGCATAGATGTTCTTCAGATGGAATTTTACGGTTGCTTCCGAAAGGCCGAGATCGCGGGCCATTTCCTTGTTGCTTCGGCCTTCGGAGAGAAGTTTCAAAACGGTGGTTTCCCGGCCGCTCAGAAGGCCTGCGGCGTGTGCTGCGCCATCTTCGTTGCCGCCCAGCGGCACGATGGTGCGTGGCTGGCGGCCAAGACCGTGTCCGACAATGCGGCTCATGAATTCCACCGCATTCGGGCTGAACACCTTCAGCCCGAAGCGGCGCACGATGGCGCGCAACGTGGTGGCCAGTTCGTGGCCCTCATCGGTAAAGAGCTGCGTCGCTTCGTGAGCGCGGGCAAGGGCGATGGCCGATTGCAGATAGGCGAAGGCCTGCTGCTGGCGGCCGGTTTTCCATGACGCCTGCACCGCCATGATCTCGGCCAGCATGCGATGATAGGCGCGGCCGGACGCCTTGGCGGAAAGGATCAGGGCTTCAAGCGTTTGCAGTGCCTGTGGCGCCAGTCCCTGTGCAAGCGCCAGCCGGGCGGCTGCGATGTCAAAGTCATATGCCTCCCGCCACGTCCAGTTGTCGGGGCCGCCTGCCTCTTTGAGTGTTTCCACCCGCTCCATCGCCTGCGTTGCCGATTCGATCATGCCGGCCCTGACGAGCAGGTCGACACGCATGATGCCGGCGGCGGTCTTCAACCGGGGCAGGTCACGCTCCACAGCCACCTCTTCGGCCTTGTCGATTGCCGCGGCGGCGGCATCGAAGCCGCTGACCTGAAGGCGGCTGCGGGCCAGCAGCCAGAACAGCCGCATGAAGAGATCGACCCAGCTTTCGCCGCGGATCAGCGGCTCCACGCATTCCGTCAGCGTCTGCTCGACATGAAGCACCTCGCCCTGCTGATAGAGCACATCGGCCGTTGCAAGGCGCACGATGGCGAGCAGGTTTCGATCCGTCCAGTGCACCCGTTCCACCAGTTCCTCGGCTTCCCGGCAAAATTGCAGGGCCGCGGAAAATTCTCCGGTCAGCGTGCTGACGAGGCCAAGGTGGATGAGCATGAAGACCTGGGCATAGGGCGTTTTTTCCTCGCGGTAATAGCCGAGAGCCTTGAGCGCCGCCCGGCGTGCCTCTTCGAGGTCGCCCGTGCGGGTGTAAATGATACAGAGATGGTTGAAGAGCCAGGCTAGCTCCCATGTGGCATGTGGCGGCAGGGCAGCGGCCGCCCGTTCCAGCCTTTGCGCCTCGGCCACGCTCATGCGGCGATCTTCGTAAACATCGATCAGGCTGTCGATATGGTCGAGCACGCTGCGGTCGACGACGGCAAGTGCGGCAGCGGACCATTCGCCGTTTTCTTTCAGAATGTCGAGCCGCTCGCGCCCGGCCGCCGCATTGCCGCGCTTGGAGAGCACCACGGCATAACAGACCATCAGGCCCGGCGAGGCATGCAGGATTTCCGGTGGAAAATTATCGATCAGATGCTCGAGCACCTGATGTCCCGCCCTGAGGAAAATATCGACGCCGCCCGCCTTGCCGATAATTTCTTCCGCCATGTGGAAATCGCCGCTCTGGGCCGCGTGGGAAACCGCTCGTTCCAGATGGGCGCGCGTTGCGAACCAGACGGCGGCCTGTCGATGCAGCGCCTTTTTCTCCGCGTCCGAAACGAATGCGGTGTCCCGTTCCAGGCAGGTGCGCAGCACGGGGTGCAGCGAAAGCCAGCCGTTCGCCCCGTTTTCTATGATGGGATGCATGGCCTCCAGCATCGCCAGATCTTCCTCGGGCAGGCTGGGCAGACCGAGATCGGATGCAAGATCGAGGCGAAATTCCGAAAAGGGCGACAAACGGCGCAATGTGGACAAAAGCGCCGGAGAAAGCCGGTTGATGACGGTTTCACGGACGTAATCGGTCAGGTCGTGGTGGGTGCCGGCAAGGAGCACACGGCGCTCCTCTTCCGTCGGGTTGCCGGTGACGATGCCGGCGGCGAGCTGCGCCAGCGCCGGCCAGCCGCGGGTGATCTCCATCAAAGGATCGACAAGCGCCGACATTGCGCCGCGTGACAGAAGCCGCCGCAGTTCGGATCGTCCGAATTCGAGTTCCCGGGCGGTCACTTCCGCCAGCACGCCGCGCGCCTTCAGCCGGGCAAGCGGCAATTGCGCGGGAGAGCAGGAGGAGCAGGCGATGCGCAGCGTATCCGGCGCGGCAAGGATGAGCCGCTCCAGCAGCCGGTGCTGGCCGCCCGTGTCGATTTCGTCGATATTATCGATGAAGAGAATGGTGAGGCCATCACGCCGCGCCACGGCTTCCATGGCGTCCATCAGCGCGTCCTGCATGTCCGCCATTGCGGCAAGGCCGAGTGACTGACGCAATTCGCCGACGAACCGTTCAGGAGAGGCGATGCCCGAAGCGTTAAGCCAGGAGCAATGGGAAACCGCCGTTTCCCGCAGGCCCGGCAAGGTAAGCGTGCCGTCCACCAGCCGCTCATAGGCCGCTTTCATCAGGGCGGTCTTGCCGAAACCGGGCGGCGCGCGCAGCACGACGATCTGCCTTGAAAGCCCCGCTGCCAGCTTCGAAAGCAGGTAGGGTCGCTCGATGCCTGAAAAAAGCATGCGGGGCGGGCTGAAGCGCAGCCCGGCACCGGTAAAGGTTCTGACGGCATGCGACGGCTTTTCACGCAAGACACGGCTCGGCATCGGTCCTCTTTCGTCACTCAACGACCGGCCCCTGCCGGAGTGGCGTCCGGGAAGGGCGGGATATTATCAGTGCCCGATGCCGGGCATTCGTCAAGAGCCGAGTGGACGGTAGGCCTGCGTGAGGCCGAAGGCGCCGGGACCGAAGACAGCCAGCGCTTCCGGCGTGCGCATGATGGGCGGCACACGCACGGCAAGCACGTTCACACGCTGACCATAACGCAGCCTTTCTGTGGTGATGGCTTCGGCCGTATCGATGTCGAGCACGGTGATGAGATCGGGAACGATCGCCAGCACGCGTCCGCCTTCTTCCTCCGCCACGAGGTTTTCGTTCTGGATGCGGATTTTGACCTTCGGTTTCGAGGTGTCGAAGGGTTCGATGGTGGCGATCCCCACCGACCAGCCGTTTTCTTCCTTGCGGGCGACATCGCAGACCTTGCCGGAGGTGATGATTTCGGCATGGCCGTAATGCGTGCCCGCAAAAAAATCGACAAGCGCCGCGACCGCATCGAGATGCCCTGCGGCCGCCTCGCGCAGGGTCCGGCCAATGCCGATGGCGAGCGACATGGTTGCCGGCACCGAAACGCGTTTTGCCGTTTCGCCATCCATGCCGTAATTGACGATATAGGCCTGCCCGCCCATGCGGATGGTCACGCCACGGGCCAGCCACTCGGCCTTGGCGGCGTCTTCGGTCTCGATCAGCACGCGGTTGCCGCGTTCGTCGGCCACCGCCACCGGGCTTGCCGGCACGCCGTAGACGTTGAAGGTTTCCATTTCAAGCTGCGGGAAGGCGCGGCCCATGCCGTCCGCATCGATGACGGGCACGCGCTTTTTGGCCGCCAGCACGATGGGTATCATGGAATTGATGCCGCCCGCCTCGAAGGGAATGATGGCGCCGACATCGATGCCGGTGTGATCCTCATAGGTTTCAAGCGCAAGGTCACCCTCCTCGCCGGAGGGAATTTTTTCGATGAGGATGGTGGGCGCTCCCATCGCGCCGCAGGCGACGACGGCTGCGCCATCGGGCACCGCGTCGAGTGCGATCAGATCGACCGGCCCGTATTTTTCGATGGCAGCTTTGGCCAGAAGTTTGCCGATATAGGGATCGCCGCCGCCGCCGGTGCCGAGAACGGCCGC
This portion of the Agrobacterium tumefaciens genome encodes:
- a CDS encoding DUF4160 domain-containing protein, which encodes MGKLIQIGNIIIRVYANDHLPPHFHIITPDADALVDIETLEILRGKLSRKAEADALTWAKTNGKLIADEWDRTNPRFPIVGKGEKS
- a CDS encoding sugar phosphate isomerase/epimerase, giving the protein MRIFEPGLCSVTFRSMPTQAVIELAAANGIKAIEWGGDIHVPPGDLDNARDVAARTAKAGLTVSSYGSYIFAPDFAPEDVTATLETAKALGTSHIRIWPGSRKRPSADYSPAERRAATEALATLARRADDHGMTIGLEYHPNSLTDTLPSSLQLLQDLPIPNLFFYWQPAPGLPLEDALAEISALGSRICHLHAFAWLKDASRLPLRERADYWRACIDALPESDWTKARYAMLEFVRGDDVSQFSEDAVTLKDVLYRS
- a CDS encoding hydroxyacid dehydrogenase, producing MTGPLARLSLAMDPERTQHVLTPQALERLSQSVEILDTRCIRDFHDPSAKEQLARTDILLTGWGCPDIGARELALMPELRLISHAAGTVKYFLSQAVFERGVTVCSAAEANAQPVAEFTLAMILLSGKRTFGFRRLYVEDRGRDNVDRLQSQAIGNLGLTVGIVGASRIGRRVINLLKPFDLDLVLFDPFLNVTEAQKLGVHLVSLDELMLVSDVISLHAPSLPQTRHMIGADALARMKDGATLINTARGALVDEEALLAELKTGRIEAVIDVTDPEVPPQNSPFYSLPNVFLTPHIAGAVGLERARLGNMAIAEIERFCRAEPLQQQIRPEHLELIA
- a CDS encoding DUF2264 domain-containing protein, coding for MHDAANNDPMTRFNPLNRNPLKTRADVRRALDDSFAPLLPYFSESGARVTLSGTAAHFDRAAADLEGFARPLWGIAPLALSGDTFAHWPLLAKGIANGTDPAHPDYWGDVRQKDQRLVELAALGFALRLAPQHLWEPLSDAQKGNVRRYLLTARERIYADNNWKFFRIMVDMALDHLGIEFDRSLTETFQTELDGFYIADGWYRDGNYRRIDHYIAFAMHFYGLIYAKLSKPGDAFAERYRERARLFAKDFVSWFDEDGGTLAFGRSMTYRFACGGFWAGLAFADEEALPWGEIKGLYLQHLRWWAKKPIADRDGVLSIGYAYPQLTMSESYNSAGSPYWAFKAFLPLALPESHPFWQAEEKRPETSQKPRPLVHPGMVMMRGKGNVTALSSGQENLSMRGGPEKYAKFAYSSRYGFGVEVDERGFKTNGFDNMLAFSEDGLHYRVRETNEKVLLAGESLRATWKPFPDVAVETTLVAAGDWHVRLHRITSARPLSVTEGGFAINRNDGDRDAVSEAPGRATADCGTDISAIVDLGSGITRQGVALKALPNTSLVYAKTTVPQLRGDIPAGETLLACAVFAGLSGTESKNALAAVPALPDIEALDRLFAEHGIPVSSMAAAGEPQ
- a CDS encoding LacI family transcriptional regulator, which translates into the protein MNDTPDISRPRQSDIAQRAGVSISTVSRVLAGEKGISASIQTKVLGVAAELGYPLRPVTSQAGGVSLEGKKILALMSAERATGDIGAFYHDIFDMLRSLSQTDGFELDIRLLHQKQIDDALTQRVCEVDGLLAIGLDPEEEIIHRITQGVLQPVLVNSADPSMMLDCVSPSNFYGGAMAARRLLELGHRKVAYIGPEHRHTIRERMRGFRHTILEDEGTTYEEFLLSTADSGFGQAGDAVRQLLAKNPDLTGIFCMNDAIALGALGAAQELGLAVPDDLSIIGFDDLPFAELSTPRLSTIRVDRREIAREAVELMRRRLTEPSANARQVQLGVQLVEGQTAGQAKKMEKAIRNA
- a CDS encoding carbohydrate ABC transporter substrate-binding protein; this encodes MQTIDRRGFLVTAALAGLGAAAGGFRAMAAETRLRCVWWGSADRNKRTNEVISLYQKADPQTVVSGEMIAGSDYWTKLATSMAGRNVADIFQLEPSTIADYSGRGACMELDQFVGSALDLSSFGKSEIDLCRIDGKLYGVGLGLNSFCMMYDAETLKEAGVSVPKEQITWKALAELARDFKKNAPAKRNYWAVPYGGRYHYVFDVWLRQRGKLLFQDGTIGFNKEDAKEWFAYWEDLRENKLCVSADIQTRDDNTIESNALTLGNSAIGFAYSNQLVGYQALNKKTLSIGMLPGEGAGKPTGHYYRPGLIWCISSTSTNPEAAAKFINFFVNDLDAGKVLGVERGVPPAKKVREAVLPSLNETERKTVDYIESLSGKLDPYPEPAPIGANEFDRGVMRPIADSLAFGRASVDEAAQNLVDTGTRTLRKRG
- a CDS encoding AAA family ATPase — encoded protein: MLFSGIERPYLLSKLAAGLSRQIVVLRAPPGFGKTALMKAAYERLVDGTLTLPGLRETAVSHCSWLNASGIASPERFVGELRQSLGLAAMADMQDALMDAMEAVARRDGLTILFIDNIDEIDTGGQHRLLERLILAAPDTLRIACSSCSPAQLPLARLKARGVLAEVTARELEFGRSELRRLLSRGAMSALVDPLMEITRGWPALAQLAAGIVTGNPTEEERRVLLAGTHHDLTDYVRETVINRLSPALLSTLRRLSPFSEFRLDLASDLGLPSLPEEDLAMLEAMHPIIENGANGWLSLHPVLRTCLERDTAFVSDAEKKALHRQAAVWFATRAHLERAVSHAAQSGDFHMAEEIIGKAGGVDIFLRAGHQVLEHLIDNFPPEILHASPGLMVCYAVVLSKRGNAAAGRERLDILKENGEWSAAALAVVDRSVLDHIDSLIDVYEDRRMSVAEAQRLERAAAALPPHATWELAWLFNHLCIIYTRTGDLEEARRAALKALGYYREEKTPYAQVFMLIHLGLVSTLTGEFSAALQFCREAEELVERVHWTDRNLLAIVRLATADVLYQQGEVLHVEQTLTECVEPLIRGESWVDLFMRLFWLLARSRLQVSGFDAAAAAIDKAEEVAVERDLPRLKTAAGIMRVDLLVRAGMIESATQAMERVETLKEAGGPDNWTWREAYDFDIAAARLALAQGLAPQALQTLEALILSAKASGRAYHRMLAEIMAVQASWKTGRQQQAFAYLQSAIALARAHEATQLFTDEGHELATTLRAIVRRFGLKVFSPNAVEFMSRIVGHGLGRQPRTIVPLGGNEDGAAHAAGLLSGRETTVLKLLSEGRSNKEMARDLGLSEATVKFHLKNIYAKLGVSRRGMAVSVSKHLKLTERE
- a CDS encoding DUF917 domain-containing protein, yielding MAIITEQDIDDLAVGAAVLGTGGGGDPYIGKLLAKAAIEKYGPVDLIALDAVPDGAAVVACGAMGAPTILIEKIPSGEEGDLALETYEDHTGIDVGAIIPFEAGGINSMIPIVLAAKKRVPVIDADGMGRAFPQLEMETFNVYGVPASPVAVADERGNRVLIETEDAAKAEWLARGVTIRMGGQAYIVNYGMDGETAKRVSVPATMSLAIGIGRTLREAAAGHLDAVAALVDFFAGTHYGHAEIITSGKVCDVARKEENGWSVGIATIEPFDTSKPKVKIRIQNENLVAEEEGGRVLAIVPDLITVLDIDTAEAITTERLRYGQRVNVLAVRVPPIMRTPEALAVFGPGAFGLTQAYRPLGS